The following coding sequences are from one Asterias amurensis chromosome 8, ASM3211899v1 window:
- the LOC139940482 gene encoding nucleolar complex protein 3 homolog isoform X1, whose product MAKTRGKAVKKAKVSSSKKSNIRSSKSLTPRRARALGKSSKSISGSSKPPKGFWNRASYAAGVKAGVIKDKRVANDARKQQEQGDEKGKERKLDNVEHEGEEEVEEDVTEDFAGEDLEYIQSMGFGESFLCSVDDSELPTQPKSSKRKRGDHDNKLAPYEMEPRSVPKATTNAQKKMKQLLPIKHAKGFEFRWEEAREEKKEDKSVENELDQEEAKKEVVDEKVPLPALSTVELFALRQRKLTLRKQRIAGLSHAVLTDPERHIGKLRDLRMMLFEKERDVAVTVQKLTMVSLVEVFKDIAPGYRIREWGDKAKSVELSKDVKKKRDFEEGLLKQYKEYLTFLEKACRGRKKSKKQLRREQEAGKTIFELPDNAKKSIAEVAARCLCSLMTSLHHFNYRTNIINVVVSLMVDENEEVSNTCCLNIRQLFKIDFFGEAVIDAVRFISKLVRSHSYNVQPKVLNVFLSLKIKDVALPEEGDRKKKLIEKKEKLKKMSRSQKRHQKRLAEVEKELQATEATENKNKRRKLHTEIIQSVFATYFRILKKASNSILLSSVLEGLAKFAHLINIDFFDDLVKVLYTLIDTGDLKYRESLHCVLTAFQILSGQGDVLNIDPTKFYSLLYVTMTQVHAGESCGDAKLILDCLEAMITKRHKQVTFHRVLAFLKRVTTLSLQMLPNGTLGYCCAIRNIMKWYPKSDQLLDNESLGSGVYLTELPEPEHCNAQNTALWELHLLKSHYHPTVKKYADHIARGNPLTGVGSLPLDLSRMSAQKTCKQFNPASMTFNPPIDTKRVKRKTVNLLSGPDSEYVQKQLEDLVSKTLSSTTDCNDIGEDLPFSHYRNHKLIVGNQLKRKDMTVDEVNPRKKLKVPSNESTETIRNGQTKIEKPRHKRKSGQGVK is encoded by the exons ATGGCGAAG ACACGTGGAAAAGCTGTGAAAAAGGCAAAGGTGAGCAGCAGCAAAAAGTCCAATATCCGTTCCAGTAAGTCACTAACACCACGTCGTGCTCGCGCACTGGGAAAGAGTTCTAAGAGTATTTCAGGTAGCAGCAAACCCCCAAAAGGCTTCTGGAATAGAGCCAGTTATGCTGCTGGTGTTAAAGCTGGAGTTATCAAAGATAAGAGAGTCGCTAATGATGCAAGGAAACAACAAGAGCAGGGAGATGAGAAAGGAAAGGAAAGAAAACTTGACAATGTAGAACATGAAGGAGAGGAAGAGGTAGAAGAAGATGTTACAGAAGATTTTGCTGGAGAGGATTTGGAATATATCCAATCCATGGGTTTTGGAGAATCGTTTCTTTGCAGTGTTGATGACAG CGAACTTCCAACACAACCCAAAAGCAGCAAGAGAAAGAGGGGTGACCATGATAATAAATTGGCTCCCTATGAAATGGAGCCAAGATCAGTTCCTAAAGCAACAACCAATGCCCAGAAAAAGATGAAGCAGCTTCTTCCTATTAAGCATGCTAAGGGTTTTGAGTTCAGATGGGAGGAGGCTCgtgaagaaaagaaagaagatAAAAGTGTGGAGAATGAGTTGGATCAGGAAGAAGCTAAGAAAG AGGTCGTGGATGAGAAGGTCCCTCTTCCAGCTCTTAGCACTGTGGAGTTATTTGCCCTGAGACAGAGGAAATTAACACTGAGAAAACAGAGGATAGCTGGTTTATCACATGCAGTACTAACTGATCCAGAAAGACAC ATTGGTAAATTAAGGGACCTTCGTATGATGCTGTTTGAAAAGGAAAGAGATGTTGCTGTAACAGTTCAGAAACTGACTATGGTGTCACTGGTTGAGGTCTTTAAAGACATTGCTCCTGGATACCGTATACGAGAATGGGGAGACAAGGCCAAATCAGTTGAG CTGAGCAAGGATGTGAAGAAGAAAAGAGATTTTGAAGAAGGATTACTGAAGCAGTATAAGGAATACTTGACATTCTTGGAAAAAGCTTGTAGAG GACGcaaaaagagtaaaaaacaaTTGCGTCGAGAACAGGAGGCAGGTAAAACAATCTTTGAACTCCCGGACAATGCGAAAAAGAGCATCGCTGAGGTAGCTGCAAGATGTCTGTGCTCACTGATGACAAGCTTGCATCATTTCAACTATCGTACCAACATCattaatgttgttgtttctcTCATGGTGGATGAAAATGAAGAA GTCTCCAACACATGCTGTCTGAACATCAGACAACTCTTCAAGATTGATTTCTTTGGTGAGGCAGTTATAGACGCTGTTCGCTTTATTAGTAAACTTGTTCGCAGTCATAGCTACAATGTGCAGCCTAAG GTTCTGAATGTATTCCTCTCCTTGAAGATAAAAGACGTTGCTCTACCTGAGGAAGGAGACAGAAAGAAGAAACTTATTGAGAAGAAAGAGAAACTAAAGAAGATGTCAAGATCTCAGAAGAGA CATCAAAAACGTCTAGCAGAGGTAGAGAAAGAACTACAAGCTACAGAAGCCACTGAGAATAAAAACAAACGAAGGAAGCTG CATACAGAAATCATCCAATCTGTGTTTGCTACATATTTTCGTATTCTGAAGAAGGCCAGTAATTCTATTCTGTTGTCATCGGTCCTGGAAGGCTTAGCCAAGTTTGCTCATCTCATCAACATTGACTTCTTTGATGATTTAGTAAAGGTTCTGTACACGTTGATCGATACTGGG GATCTAAAGTATAGAGAGAGTCTTCACTGCGTCTTGACTGCATTTCAGATTCTATCTGGTCAAGGAGATGTACTGAATATTGATCCAACTAAATTCTACTCACTACTCTACGTAACCATGACTCAAGTACATGCAG GTGAAAGCTGTGGTGATGCTAAGCTGATTCTTGACTGTCTAGAAGCTATGATTACTAAACGACATAAGCAAGTGACATTCCATCGTGTTTTAGCTTTCCTAAAGCGTGTTACTACACTATCACTACAGATGCTGCCTAATGGTACATTGGGATATTGTTGTGCCATAAGGAATATCATGAAG TGGTACCCCAAAAGTGACCAACTTCTTGACAATGAAAGTTTAGGAAGTGGAGTTTATCTTACTGAGTTACCTGAACCAGAGCACTGCAATGCACAGAACACAGCACTATGGGAACTTCATCTTCTCAAG AGCCATTACCATCCAACGGTTAAAAAGTATGCTGATCACATAGCACGAGGGAATCCACTGACTGGGGTAGGATCACTACCACTAGACCTTTCAAGAAT GTCAGCACAGAAGACATGTAAGCAGTTTAACCCTGCTTCTATGACCTTTAACCCCCCGATCGATACTAAGAGAGTAAAAAGGAAGACAGTG AACTTGTTGTCAGGACCAGATTCAGAATACGTCCAAAAGCAGTTAGAGGACCTTGTGAGTAAAACGCTATCATCAACAACAGATTGCAACGACATCGGGGAAGATCTCCCCTTTTCTCATTATCGGAACCACAAACTGATTGTTGGAAACCAGTTGAAAAGGAAAGACATGACAGTTGATGAGGTGAACCCAAGAAAGAAACTTAAAGTTCCAAGTAATGAGAGTACAGAGACAATAAGGAATGGTCAGACAAAAATAGAAAAGCCCAGACACAAGCGAAAAAGTGGACAGGGTGTTAAGTGA
- the LOC139940482 gene encoding nucleolar complex protein 3 homolog isoform X2, giving the protein MAKTRGKAVKKAKVSSSKKSNIRSSKSLTPRRARALGKSSKSISGSSKPPKGFWNRASYAAGVKAGVIKDKRVANDARKQQEQGDEKGKERKLDNVEHEGEEEVEEDVTEDFAGEDLEYIQSMGFGESFLCSVDDSELPTQPKSSKRKRGDHDNKLAPYEMEPRSVPKATTNAQKKMKQLLPIKHAKGFEFRWEEAREEKKEDKSVENELDQEEAKKEVVDEKVPLPALSTVELFALRQRKLTLRKQRIAGLSHAVLTDPERHIGKLRDLRMMLFEKERDVAVTVQKLTMVSLVEVFKDIAPGYRIREWGDQAKSVELSKDVKKKRDFEEGLLKQYKEYLTFLEKACRGRKKSKKQLRREQEAGKTIFELPDNAKKSIAEVAARCLCSLMTSLHHFNYRTNIINVVVSLMVDENEEVSNTCCLNIRQLFKIDFFGEAVIDAVRFISKLVRSHSYNVQPKVLNVFLSLKIKDVALPEEGDRKKKLIEKKEKLKKMSRSQKRHQKRLAEVEKELQATEATENKNKRRKLHTEIIQSVFATYFRILKKASNSILLSSVLEGLAKFAHLINIDFFDDLVKVLYTLIDTGDLKYRESLHCVLTAFQILSGQGDVLNIDPTKFYSLLYVTMTQVHAGESCGDAKLILDCLEAMITKRHKQVTFHRVLAFLKRVTTLSLQMLPNGTLGYCCAIRNIMKWYPKSDQLLDNESLGSGVYLTELPEPEHCNAQNTALWELHLLKSHYHPTVKKYADHIARGNPLTGVGSLPLDLSRMSAQKTCKQFNPASMTFNPPIDTKRVKRKTVNLLSGPDSEYVQKQLEDLVSKTLSSTTDCNDIGEDLPFSHYRNHKLIVGNQLKRKDMTVDEVNPRKKLKVPSNESTETIRNGQTKIEKPRHKRKSGQGVK; this is encoded by the exons ATGGCGAAG ACACGTGGAAAAGCTGTGAAAAAGGCAAAGGTGAGCAGCAGCAAAAAGTCCAATATCCGTTCCAGTAAGTCACTAACACCACGTCGTGCTCGCGCACTGGGAAAGAGTTCTAAGAGTATTTCAGGTAGCAGCAAACCCCCAAAAGGCTTCTGGAATAGAGCCAGTTATGCTGCTGGTGTTAAAGCTGGAGTTATCAAAGATAAGAGAGTCGCTAATGATGCAAGGAAACAACAAGAGCAGGGAGATGAGAAAGGAAAGGAAAGAAAACTTGACAATGTAGAACATGAAGGAGAGGAAGAGGTAGAAGAAGATGTTACAGAAGATTTTGCTGGAGAGGATTTGGAATATATCCAATCCATGGGTTTTGGAGAATCGTTTCTTTGCAGTGTTGATGACAG CGAACTTCCAACACAACCCAAAAGCAGCAAGAGAAAGAGGGGTGACCATGATAATAAATTGGCTCCCTATGAAATGGAGCCAAGATCAGTTCCTAAAGCAACAACCAATGCCCAGAAAAAGATGAAGCAGCTTCTTCCTATTAAGCATGCTAAGGGTTTTGAGTTCAGATGGGAGGAGGCTCgtgaagaaaagaaagaagatAAAAGTGTGGAGAATGAGTTGGATCAGGAAGAAGCTAAGAAAG AGGTCGTGGATGAGAAGGTCCCTCTTCCAGCTCTTAGCACTGTGGAGTTATTTGCCCTGAGACAGAGGAAATTAACACTGAGAAAACAGAGGATAGCTGGTTTATCACATGCAGTACTAACTGATCCAGAAAGACAC ATTGGTAAATTAAGGGACCTTCGTATGATGCTGTTTGAAAAGGAAAGAGATGTTGCTGTAACAGTTCAGAAACTGACTATGGTGTCACTGGTTGAG GTCTTTAAAGACATTGCTCCTGGATACCGTATACGAGAATGGGGAGACCAAGCCAAATCAGTTGAG CTGAGCAAGGATGTGAAGAAGAAAAGAGATTTTGAAGAAGGATTACTGAAGCAGTATAAGGAATACTTGACATTCTTGGAAAAAGCTTGTAGAG GACGcaaaaagagtaaaaaacaaTTGCGTCGAGAACAGGAGGCAGGTAAAACAATCTTTGAACTCCCGGACAATGCGAAAAAGAGCATCGCTGAGGTAGCTGCAAGATGTCTGTGCTCACTGATGACAAGCTTGCATCATTTCAACTATCGTACCAACATCattaatgttgttgtttctcTCATGGTGGATGAAAATGAAGAA GTCTCCAACACATGCTGTCTGAACATCAGACAACTCTTCAAGATTGATTTCTTTGGTGAGGCAGTTATAGACGCTGTTCGCTTTATTAGTAAACTTGTTCGCAGTCATAGCTACAATGTGCAGCCTAAG GTTCTGAATGTATTCCTCTCCTTGAAGATAAAAGACGTTGCTCTACCTGAGGAAGGAGACAGAAAGAAGAAACTTATTGAGAAGAAAGAGAAACTAAAGAAGATGTCAAGATCTCAGAAGAGA CATCAAAAACGTCTAGCAGAGGTAGAGAAAGAACTACAAGCTACAGAAGCCACTGAGAATAAAAACAAACGAAGGAAGCTG CATACAGAAATCATCCAATCTGTGTTTGCTACATATTTTCGTATTCTGAAGAAGGCCAGTAATTCTATTCTGTTGTCATCGGTCCTGGAAGGCTTAGCCAAGTTTGCTCATCTCATCAACATTGACTTCTTTGATGATTTAGTAAAGGTTCTGTACACGTTGATCGATACTGGG GATCTAAAGTATAGAGAGAGTCTTCACTGCGTCTTGACTGCATTTCAGATTCTATCTGGTCAAGGAGATGTACTGAATATTGATCCAACTAAATTCTACTCACTACTCTACGTAACCATGACTCAAGTACATGCAG GTGAAAGCTGTGGTGATGCTAAGCTGATTCTTGACTGTCTAGAAGCTATGATTACTAAACGACATAAGCAAGTGACATTCCATCGTGTTTTAGCTTTCCTAAAGCGTGTTACTACACTATCACTACAGATGCTGCCTAATGGTACATTGGGATATTGTTGTGCCATAAGGAATATCATGAAG TGGTACCCCAAAAGTGACCAACTTCTTGACAATGAAAGTTTAGGAAGTGGAGTTTATCTTACTGAGTTACCTGAACCAGAGCACTGCAATGCACAGAACACAGCACTATGGGAACTTCATCTTCTCAAG AGCCATTACCATCCAACGGTTAAAAAGTATGCTGATCACATAGCACGAGGGAATCCACTGACTGGGGTAGGATCACTACCACTAGACCTTTCAAGAAT GTCAGCACAGAAGACATGTAAGCAGTTTAACCCTGCTTCTATGACCTTTAACCCCCCGATCGATACTAAGAGAGTAAAAAGGAAGACAGTG AACTTGTTGTCAGGACCAGATTCAGAATACGTCCAAAAGCAGTTAGAGGACCTTGTGAGTAAAACGCTATCATCAACAACAGATTGCAACGACATCGGGGAAGATCTCCCCTTTTCTCATTATCGGAACCACAAACTGATTGTTGGAAACCAGTTGAAAAGGAAAGACATGACAGTTGATGAGGTGAACCCAAGAAAGAAACTTAAAGTTCCAAGTAATGAGAGTACAGAGACAATAAGGAATGGTCAGACAAAAATAGAAAAGCCCAGACACAAGCGAAAAAGTGGACAGGGTGTTAAGTGA
- the LOC139940483 gene encoding large ribosomal subunit protein mL43-like, which produces MSMSHNASAFLQSVLKNGIGRYVCQLQRLTLQFSKAGGSAKGVRDFIEQDVIDFAEKHPQIVMYVTPHRKYTHPKVVAEFLNGTKRSINLANLSRDEVLGEVNLLRTQSGLDIVRIRKQWHTDSPSIQGHWHPFYNKPTELNVDNFPTASPTFSKPERRRLPNMTEELIQELKELKELKQTGK; this is translated from the exons ATGTCAATGTCGCACAATGCAAGTGCTTTTTTACAAAGTGTTTTGAAAAATGGAATCGGACGTTACGTGTGTCAGTTGCAGAGGCTCACTCTTCAGTTCAGCAAGGCGGGAGGGAGTGCAAAAGGAGTTAG AGACTTCATTGAGCAAGACGTCATTGACTTCGCAGAAAAACATCCACAGATTGTTATGTATGTCACACCACACAGGAAATACACTCATCCCAAAGTGGTTGCAGAGTTCT TGAATGGAACCAAACGCAGTATAAACCTCGCTAACTTATCAAGAGATGAAGTCCTTGGGGAGGTTAATCTATTAAGGACGCAATCAGGACTGGATATTGTACGTATCCGCAAACAATGGCATACAGATAGCCCTAGTATACAAGGACATTGGCATCCATTCTATAATAAACCAACCGAACTAAACGTGGACAACTTCCCGACTGCCAGCCCAACATTTAGCAAACCAGAAAGACGACGATTACCTAACATGACTGAAGAACTCATTCAGGAACTCAAGGAACTTAAGGAACTCAAGCAAACTGGAAAATGA